Genomic segment of Corynebacterium urealyticum DSM 7109:
ACATTCGCTTCTATGCAAACGCGAAAGCACGCGACCGAGTGAAGTTCCTCATCTCTTCAGATGAACGAACTGATGTATCTGCTGGCGGAAGTTTCGCCGGTGACAGCCCAAATGAAGAGATCGCCACGTTAGTATCGGCTTTGAACACACAAGGGATCGATGTGTTCGCTAGAGACCTCACGAGCCCAGATGTTCGCGAAGCAGGCGGTGCGGTTTTTAAGGTCTTTAGCCCGCAGCTGCAAATGCTGGATGTTGGTTTCCACCGCCGGTTCCTCGGAAGCCAACGTCTCCGAACTCGCGCCCGCGAACTCGGCGCTTGCTCTAAGGACCTCAGTTTTGAAGATTTCAACCCTCTTCCCCACCCATTCCCATAAGGAGGAAATTCTTGTCATCCGCAGCCGAAGCAAGCCACAGCGCAAACCTTCGAGAAATCGTCTACAACACTGGCGTACCGGAAGTATCCGACCCCAGCGAGGACTACTTTGAAGCGTCAAAACTGACTAGGGACGGCCTTGCCTGGGAAACGCCCGGCATCCCTCTGCTGCTGCAATCGCCAGAACTTCAGAAGATGAGTGGACGAGCGTCAAGACGTTACACCTCGCGTCCCTTCACCGAACTAGGCGAACCTGAGCCGCTTCCGCGAGGTCTGGACTCATTACTTCGATCACGACGTTCATGCCCCCAATTCGGAGGAGGCAAACTGTCGCTGAACTCGATTCACCAAATCCTTCATCATTCCTACGGAGCCTATCCCGTCGATAACGGGCACCAAACACGCAGAAACGTGCCTTCAGGTGGTGCTTTATACCCGCTTGATCTTTATCTCGTGTCTCGCAACGTTGAGACCCTAGATGCAGGAGACCTTCACCACTTCGACCCTTACAGAAAGGGGCTCGCACACATTCGAAGTAATGTTGACCTCGACTCGCTCGACGAGGCCCTCTTGTTGCCGGAGGTAGCGCAGGACGCGTCGGCCTTCATAATAATCAGTGCTACTTTCTGGCGTAGCAGGTTTAAATATTCCCAGCGAGCTCTGCGTTTCAGCCTGATGGAATCAGGTCACGTTGCTCAGAATCTGATCACAGTGGCTACAAGCATCAACGTTCAATCCCGAGTATTCGGTGGATTCATCGATAGTGAGGTGAATTCGATTCTTTCCGACCATAACGGCGTGGATGACGCAAGCCTGTACGTGGTGCTCTTAGGATCTGAGACATGACCTTTCTGTCCAAGTTCGTTCATGTGGCGTGGACATTCAAAGGACCTGAACTTCTAACTCGAGCTCGGAAACAATGGCCCAAACAGTTCCGCCCCTCCGCGGGGTGGTATCACGACATCCCAACAGCAATTATTGCTGTAATATCCCTCTGCGAAGAAGCGCTGCGACGCCACAGCCGCCCCTTACTATGGAAAGGGGGCAAGAGTTGCAGCTTGATGGCCATTGGCGCTGGTTTGGCGTTGCATAATCTTAGCGTTTTCGTGTTAGCACGACGGGTGCCCCAGTACCATTTCCGCTCCCTGTCAAAAGTACAGCTTGCACAAACTATAACGGTCGCAGCCGCAGAAGAAATTATCTGGAGAACCGACGGCGGATATACCTCACGACTCATCGAAAGTATAGGGTTCGGCCTTACTCATCTAAGAATTGGGTCAATTCCCGGCGTAATCCATATGGGTATATTCGCGTTGATTGCGCGCTATTTCGAGCGGAGACATGGGTTGGTAGCCTCCGCCTTGTTCCATAGCTCCTACAACATTGCTCATGAAAGCGAATCGCATAGAGACAAGAAGTAATCGGAAACTACCAACCTTGATGTCCCATGATTAGGGATGTTCACGAGGCCATGCCCAATCTAGGTTACTAATTGGGATTTGAAGTGTCCCAGGTTTTGTTCCGTCTGAGTAGATGAGAAAAATTGGACCATGCCGAAGAAGTTTGACCAGGATGCGAAAGACCGCGTCGCCCGCTGTTGGGAGAGTGTCTGATGGTTTGTGTGTGGGAACCTAACCTGCATGAGGAGATGGATCAGAATGACTACTGTGGCGAGACAAGATCCGGCTGATAAGGCCAAGATTGATGCGATTGGAAAGAAGCTTCTCGCTAACCCTGAAAACGCGAAACTGATTGATGACCTTGGCACATCGACGACGGATGCCAACGACCTAGTTCGGGGGCATGCTACGAGCCTCGATCACTAGGGGTTTGAATGCTGAGATGGACGCCCACCTTGGCTATGAGCCCGGCGACAGGAGCGGAAAAGCTGCCGCTAGGACAGACAAGTACCGCAACGGGTCGTATCCAAAAACCGTGGATTCTAACTACGGGCCGGTTACTGTGGATGTGCCGAGAGATCGGGCTGGAACATTCTTGCCGACTATGGCCCCGCAAAGGCTCGAGGCGTTTGACTGACGTTGGGTGAGATGATCATCAGCTTGTATGCCGGTGGGATGACAATTAGGGATTCCAGCACCATATGGCAACTGCGACCCGGGTTGATAGTTCCCATGAGACGATTTCTGCGGTTACCGACGCCGTCTTGGATGAGGTCATGGTCTGGCAAAACCGCCAGTGAGATGAGTTCTACCCGGTCATTTTCCTCGATGCGCTGCGCATTAAAGTCCGCGACGGCGGCCGGGTAGTCAACAAGTCCGCGTACATGGCAATCGGTGTAGACCTTGACGGTATCAAGCACGGACCTGGCCCCGTTAGGTAGACACCTGCTATCCAGCCCGGTTGGGTTGGGAAGAAAGGTAATCTACCATTATTCCTAGGTACTCCGAAC
This window contains:
- a CDS encoding SagB/ThcOx family dehydrogenase; the encoded protein is MSSAAEASHSANLREIVYNTGVPEVSDPSEDYFEASKLTRDGLAWETPGIPLLLQSPELQKMSGRASRRYTSRPFTELGEPEPLPRGLDSLLRSRRSCPQFGGGKLSLNSIHQILHHSYGAYPVDNGHQTRRNVPSGGALYPLDLYLVSRNVETLDAGDLHHFDPYRKGLAHIRSNVDLDSLDEALLLPEVAQDASAFIIISATFWRSRFKYSQRALRFSLMESGHVAQNLITVATSINVQSRVFGGFIDSEVNSILSDHNGVDDASLYVVLLGSET
- a CDS encoding CPBP family intramembrane glutamic endopeptidase, whose product is MTFLSKFVHVAWTFKGPELLTRARKQWPKQFRPSAGWYHDIPTAIIAVISLCEEALRRHSRPLLWKGGKSCSLMAIGAGLALHNLSVFVLARRVPQYHFRSLSKVQLAQTITVAAAEEIIWRTDGGYTSRLIESIGFGLTHLRIGSIPGVIHMGIFALIARYFERRHGLVASALFHSSYNIAHESESHRDKK